A window of Cryptomeria japonica chromosome 3, Sugi_1.0, whole genome shotgun sequence contains these coding sequences:
- the LOC131874307 gene encoding LRR receptor-like serine/threonine-protein kinase EFR, whose amino-acid sequence MDNHLSGNIPQQLDFLPELIVSGFNNLTGTIPNSLGNIFSLDQLDLGNNQFREISFLALNVNHLTGQNPSSSNCTVLEVLDINDNNITGEITGELFSKTTNLMELYLAINQLTGSLPVSLFTCSQLEQLEVSGNRLSGTVPTELGKLYRLIWLNLGSNQFTSGSKSTLSILTALANCSLLEVILLSGNHPTGVITLFCGTTFYKVRELGLDRNKIIGEISPHVGNLTNLTELYLNLNLLTGAIPSSFRV is encoded by the coding sequence ATGGACAACCATTTGTCTGGAAATATTCCACAACAATTGGATTTTCTCCCAGAGTTGATCGTTTCAGGTTTCAACAATTTGACTGGTACAATTCCCAACTCCTTGGGAAACATATTCTCTTTGGACCAGCTGGATTTGGGAAACAATCAATTTCGTGAAATAAGTTTCCTTGCCTTGAATGTAAACCATCTCACAGGACAAAATCCTTCCTCGTCAAACTGCACAGTCCTGGAAGTATTAGATATAAATGACAATAACATAACTGGAGAAATTACAGGTGAGTTGTTCTCTAAAACTACCAATTTAATGGAGTTATATCTAGCTATAAATCAATTGACTGGTAGCCTTCCTGTCAGCCTCTTCACTTGTAGTCAGCTCGAACAATTAGAAGTATCCGGCAACCGGTTGAGTGGAACTGTGCCAACCGAATTAGGAAAATTGTACAGACTGATATGGCTTAATTTGGGTTCTAATCAGTTTACTAGCGGGAGCAAATCAACCTTAAGCATTCTTACTGCTCTTGCAAATTGTTCTCTTCTGGAAGTTATACTATTATCAGGTAATCATCCTACAGGAGTGATAACCCTCTTCTGTGGGACAACTTTCTACAAAGTCAGAGAATTGGGTTTGGATAGAAACAAAATAATCGGAGAAATCTCTCCACACGTTGGAAACCTAACTAATTTAACTGAGCTATATTTAAACCTAAATCTTCTGACAGGTGCAATTCCCTCCAGCTTCAGAGTCTAG
- the LOC131033795 gene encoding uncharacterized protein LOC131033795, which translates to MDNILVTRWKNPSNPPNSADWRNAEHWKLPSEFKLFNNTKKINSKRTKWEAPSPSWHKLNFDGATHNNRQVGGRVTRDHQGGLIVAFAGSLRNHIVNQAEGMALLWRMKFVIAIGIRQLEIKGDSKIIVEAVNGRTAASWKVEAILRDARMLLANLDNFTICHIYREGNAVAINMLQEGLRCWRSTDILPVIIKGISEKEKTKF; encoded by the coding sequence ATGGACAATATCTTGGTGACTAGATGGAAAAACCCCTCCAACCCCCCTAACTCAGCTGATTGGAGAAATGCTGAACATTGGAAACTCCCCTCGGAGTTTAAGTTGTTCAATAACACTAAAAAGATCAACAGTAAAAGGACCAAATGGGAAGCCCCAAGTCCCTCATGGCacaaactaaactttgatggggcaaccCACAATAATAGGCAAGTGGGAGGTCGTGTGACACGAGATCATCAGGGTGGTCTTATTGTTGCCTTTGCGGGAAGCCTGAGGAATCATATTGTCAACCAAGCCGAGGGAATGGCCCTTTTATGGAGAATGAAGTTTGTCATTGCTATAGGTATCAGACAACTTGAAATTAAAGGGGATTCAAAAATAATTGTCGAGGCTGTCAATGGTAGAACTGCGGCGAGTTGGAAAGTGGAAGCGATTTTGAGGGATGCTAGAATGCTTCTAGCTAACCTTGACAATTTCACTATCTGCCACATTTACAGAGAAGGGAATGCAGTTGCTATCAACATGCTGCAAGAGGGCTTACGGTGTTGGAGGAGTACTGATATACTGCCAGTGATCATTAAGGGGATCTCAGAGAAAGAAAAGACTAAGTTCTAA